A window from Candidatus Krumholzibacteriota bacterium encodes these proteins:
- a CDS encoding SDR family oxidoreductase: protein MPTYLVTGGAGFIGSNIAEELVRRGEETIVLDDLSTGNEANMESFRSSITFIRGDIRDAATVRRAVDGVDYVLHQAALASVPRSIEEPALVNDVNVGGTIVVLEEARRAGVKRFVYAASSSAYGDSEVSPKKEEMAPKPLSPYAVSKLAAERYCAVYAGVYGLPTVSIRYFNVFGPRQDPRSQYAAVIPIFVTSLLRGERPTIFGDGEQSRDFTYVDNIVSANLLASNCAGAAGQTVNVACGGSYTLNDLFGRLAGLIGTRVEPIYAEARPGDVKHSLADIGMARDLLGYDTVVSFEEGLERTVDWYCRSSGA, encoded by the coding sequence ATGCCGACGTATCTCGTCACCGGCGGAGCCGGATTCATCGGATCGAACATCGCGGAGGAGCTCGTTCGCCGCGGGGAGGAGACGATCGTCCTCGACGATCTCTCCACGGGAAACGAGGCGAACATGGAGAGCTTCCGTTCGTCGATTACGTTCATTCGCGGTGATATCCGCGATGCGGCCACCGTCCGCAGGGCGGTCGACGGGGTCGATTACGTGCTTCACCAGGCGGCGCTCGCATCGGTGCCGCGCTCGATCGAGGAACCGGCGCTCGTCAACGACGTGAACGTCGGCGGAACGATCGTCGTTCTCGAGGAGGCACGGCGCGCGGGAGTGAAGCGGTTCGTCTACGCCGCCTCCTCCTCGGCCTACGGCGATTCGGAAGTCTCGCCAAAGAAGGAAGAAATGGCGCCGAAACCGCTGTCTCCCTATGCGGTGAGCAAACTCGCCGCCGAGCGGTACTGCGCGGTCTATGCGGGGGTCTATGGCCTTCCCACCGTCTCCATCCGGTATTTCAACGTCTTCGGGCCGAGGCAGGATCCCCGATCGCAGTACGCCGCCGTCATCCCCATCTTCGTGACGAGCCTGCTGCGGGGAGAGCGCCCCACGATCTTCGGCGACGGGGAGCAGAGCCGCGATTTCACCTACGTCGACAATATCGTCTCGGCGAACCTGCTCGCGTCGAATTGCGCCGGGGCGGCGGGCCAGACGGTCAACGTCGCCTGCGGCGGCAGTTACACCCTCAACGATCTGTTCGGGAGACTCGCCGGACTGATCGGAACGAGGGTCGAACCGATCTACGCCGAGGCGAGGCCCGGCGACGTGAAGCATTCACTCGCGGACATCGGCATGGCTCGCGACCTGCTCGGATACGATACGGTCGTCTCCTTCGAGGAGGGTCTCGAGCGAACGGTCGACTGGTACTGCCGCTCGTCCGGGGCGTGA
- a CDS encoding M20/M25/M40 family metallo-hydrolase — MSKRIIAALVGLLVFLQAAPARPQVRRDSLESVVRFLSVDPANGEARSRFVFREAEMPEIGDSLAARLGRAAGMTAQRRAFTVLDTRYGTDPVETENIVVRIEGTAGGEDVLLVTAHFDAIGVRDDGWYDTWMSAPAPGADDNATGVAAALEIARLLRGTPPPFDVEFVLFSGEELGKLGSIEYVDACDLECGGKVLAVLNLDMIGWHDDGSPRGVSILTDYLSGWLAELAVDAIADRAPGLWIGVVKPGPSNWDHAPFWTHEWNGEWQHLPAVTFAEPLGETGHILYPYYHTAGDTIGNVDFEQAGQIADALVGFVVGFASGPPMMAILPSDVIIRAGNGQWGATAFEAGEEIVVRVNPRNIGGQPAGEGLCRVSVELENASGSRILYAGSVETPAPLRAATIDIPMTVSAREGGENVIDATIASESVGIATGYAGSAAAFTVGGSPETALLMHSFQPNPVSVPFDEAAFCVNLADEANMVVEILTLSGEPVGKARIGAGYGRPVSPGLNCIVCGDLFPGIGDLAGGVYVYRIALYPSSGPMERRTGRFAVVR, encoded by the coding sequence GTGTCGAAACGGATAATCGCAGCGCTCGTCGGGTTGCTGGTCTTTCTGCAGGCGGCGCCGGCCCGGCCGCAGGTGAGACGGGATTCGCTCGAATCCGTCGTCCGGTTCCTCTCGGTCGATCCGGCGAACGGCGAGGCGCGCAGTCGCTTCGTCTTCCGGGAGGCGGAGATGCCGGAGATCGGGGACTCCCTCGCCGCCCGGCTCGGGCGGGCCGCGGGAATGACGGCGCAGCGGCGCGCGTTCACCGTCCTCGACACGCGCTACGGCACCGATCCGGTCGAGACGGAGAACATCGTCGTCCGGATCGAAGGCACGGCCGGCGGGGAGGACGTCCTGCTCGTGACCGCGCACTTCGACGCCATCGGCGTCCGGGACGACGGCTGGTACGACACCTGGATGTCCGCACCCGCCCCGGGAGCGGACGACAACGCGACCGGGGTGGCCGCCGCGCTGGAGATCGCGCGGCTCCTCCGCGGAACGCCGCCGCCCTTCGACGTCGAATTCGTCCTCTTCTCGGGGGAGGAACTGGGCAAGCTCGGGTCGATCGAGTACGTCGACGCGTGCGATCTCGAGTGCGGCGGGAAGGTCCTCGCCGTCCTCAACCTCGACATGATCGGCTGGCACGACGACGGAAGCCCACGCGGGGTCAGCATACTCACGGACTACCTCTCCGGCTGGCTCGCGGAGCTCGCCGTCGACGCCATCGCTGATCGGGCGCCGGGGCTCTGGATCGGCGTCGTGAAGCCCGGTCCGTCGAACTGGGACCACGCCCCCTTCTGGACGCACGAATGGAACGGCGAGTGGCAGCACCTCCCCGCGGTGACCTTCGCCGAACCTCTCGGTGAAACCGGCCACATACTCTATCCGTACTACCACACGGCCGGGGACACGATCGGCAACGTCGATTTCGAGCAGGCGGGGCAGATCGCCGACGCGCTCGTCGGGTTCGTCGTCGGCTTCGCGTCGGGCCCGCCGATGATGGCGATTCTTCCCTCGGACGTGATCATCCGCGCAGGAAACGGCCAATGGGGAGCGACGGCATTCGAGGCGGGAGAGGAGATCGTAGTACGGGTCAATCCGAGGAATATCGGCGGGCAGCCGGCGGGAGAAGGCCTCTGCCGCGTGTCGGTCGAACTCGAGAACGCGTCGGGCTCGCGCATCCTGTACGCGGGGAGCGTCGAGACGCCCGCGCCGCTTCGCGCGGCCACGATCGACATCCCGATGACAGTCTCGGCGCGCGAGGGCGGGGAGAACGTCATCGACGCGACGATCGCCTCGGAGAGCGTCGGCATCGCGACCGGGTACGCGGGATCCGCCGCCGCCTTCACGGTCGGCGGCTCGCCGGAGACGGCCCTCCTCATGCATTCCTTCCAGCCGAATCCCGTCTCGGTTCCCTTCGACGAGGCGGCTTTCTGCGTGAACCTCGCGGACGAGGCGAACATGGTCGTCGAGATCCTGACGCTCTCGGGAGAACCGGTGGGAAAGGCCCGCATCGGAGCCGGATACGGCCGGCCGGTGAGCCCCGGCCTGAACTGCATCGTCTGCGGCGATCTCTTCCCCGGCATCGGCGATCTCGCCGGGGGCGTCTACGTCTACCGGATCGCCTTGTACCCCTCGTCTGGACCGATGGAGCGGAGAACCGGTCGTTTCGCCGTCGTCAGGTGA
- a CDS encoding NAD(+)/NADH kinase codes for MKKISRLGVVANVHKKKIESVVTRIVGAVPAGVGIVGPAETAALDASGRIEAGSMSSCDAVVALGGDGTLLRAARIVESEQTPLLGIKIRSLGFLTEDEPERAMRELFEGRCIVFERIRLDAEIERRGEVVGSHGALNDAVVHGVGLSRVLHIRTKIDGVLLGEYLSDGVIVSTPTGSTAYSLAAGGPILNPGTVDAFLVTPLCPHSLSVRPVVISANERCEIEIVETGNGAMLTMDGQETGAIEAGDVVRIGRSPLVTRLVVTEGYRFYDLVRRKLKWGGVLRNH; via the coding sequence ATGAAGAAAATATCGCGGCTCGGCGTCGTCGCCAACGTGCACAAGAAAAAGATCGAGTCGGTCGTGACGCGGATCGTCGGCGCGGTGCCGGCGGGCGTCGGGATCGTCGGGCCCGCCGAGACGGCGGCGCTCGACGCATCGGGACGCATCGAGGCGGGAAGCATGTCTTCATGCGACGCGGTCGTCGCGCTCGGCGGGGATGGAACGCTGCTCCGCGCGGCGCGGATCGTCGAGAGTGAACAGACGCCCCTTCTCGGGATCAAGATACGCAGCCTCGGTTTTCTCACCGAGGACGAGCCGGAACGCGCGATGAGGGAACTGTTCGAGGGCAGATGCATCGTGTTCGAGCGCATCCGTCTGGATGCGGAGATCGAACGGCGGGGAGAAGTTGTCGGCAGCCACGGCGCTCTCAACGACGCGGTCGTGCACGGCGTCGGACTCTCCAGGGTGCTCCATATCAGGACGAAGATAGACGGCGTTCTTCTCGGCGAGTACCTGTCCGACGGCGTCATCGTCTCGACGCCGACCGGGTCGACGGCGTATTCGCTCGCCGCCGGGGGGCCGATCCTCAACCCGGGGACGGTGGACGCCTTTCTCGTCACGCCCCTGTGTCCCCATTCCCTCTCCGTGCGTCCCGTCGTGATCAGCGCGAACGAACGATGCGAGATCGAGATCGTCGAGACGGGAAACGGCGCGATGCTCACGATGGACGGCCAGGAGACGGGCGCGATCGAGGCCGGCGACGTCGTCAGGATCGGTCGCTCCCCGCTCGTCACACGCCTCGTCGTGACGGAAGGCTACCGGTTCTACGATCTCGTCCGCAGGAAGCTGAAGTGGGGCGGGGTGCTCCGCAATCACTGA
- a CDS encoding sensor domain-containing diguanylate cyclase — translation MPRPIDEKDILFATFAEITSLISAGKDNRVIFQKILDNVIDLLPAAKGYLILVENHRIVKYAAESRDGGRRMTVEEMPESSGIIDWLQREGQSTRRTERVFSLDLSLLANECMKDEEDCGMVISAPLMAKSSLFGILVAINDASRSPFGEDDIHLLGIMANQAAIAFENYILYRKLEIESITDGLTGVYNYRFLVRSLRLEMKRARRFRQRFTFVMLDVDNLKEYNDRNGHLSGSRALRDIAGIIAGSCREIDLVAKYGGDEFALVLPQTDEEGALRLGERILERIRRFKFDRQRAELLTCSMGIACYPRDAHSAEELIERADTALYRAKSEGKNAIRTYGEKAEAPRNL, via the coding sequence ATGCCACGACCAATCGACGAGAAGGACATCCTGTTCGCCACCTTCGCCGAGATCACGAGCCTGATCAGCGCGGGGAAGGACAACCGCGTCATATTCCAGAAGATACTCGACAACGTCATCGACCTTCTCCCCGCGGCGAAGGGATACCTCATCCTCGTCGAGAACCACCGCATCGTGAAATACGCGGCCGAATCGCGGGACGGGGGGCGCCGCATGACCGTTGAGGAGATGCCCGAATCGTCAGGGATCATCGACTGGCTCCAACGCGAGGGACAGTCCACCCGGCGGACGGAGCGTGTGTTCTCGCTCGATCTCTCCCTGCTCGCGAACGAATGCATGAAGGACGAGGAGGATTGCGGGATGGTCATCTCGGCGCCACTCATGGCGAAATCGTCCCTCTTCGGGATCCTCGTCGCGATCAACGACGCGTCGCGATCCCCGTTCGGCGAGGACGACATCCACCTCCTCGGCATCATGGCGAACCAGGCGGCCATCGCCTTCGAGAACTACATTCTCTACCGGAAGCTCGAGATCGAATCGATCACCGACGGGCTGACCGGTGTGTACAACTACCGGTTCCTCGTGCGCTCGCTCCGTCTCGAGATGAAACGGGCGAGACGGTTCCGCCAGCGTTTCACGTTCGTCATGCTCGACGTCGACAACCTCAAGGAATACAACGACCGCAACGGCCACCTGTCGGGAAGCCGCGCCCTCCGGGATATCGCGGGGATCATCGCCGGTTCCTGCCGGGAGATCGATCTCGTCGCGAAGTACGGCGGCGACGAGTTCGCCCTGGTTCTGCCCCAGACGGACGAGGAGGGCGCCCTGCGCCTCGGCGAGCGGATCCTCGAGCGGATACGCCGCTTCAAATTCGACCGGCAGCGGGCGGAGCTCTTGACCTGCAGCATGGGAATCGCCTGCTACCCGCGGGACGCGCATTCGGCCGAGGAACTGATCGAACGGGCGGATACGGCGCTCTACCGTGCCAAGTCCGAGGGCAAGAACGCGATACGCACCTACGGCGAAAAGGCGGAAGCGCCTCGAAACCTTTGA
- a CDS encoding nucleotide sugar dehydrogenase — translation MLDLKQKLRERQGTQGVIGLGYVGLPLAVEFARAGLTVVGIDVVREKVDLVNAGSSYIGDVSDADLKAVVDAGRLRATDDFSVLSDIDTINIAVPTPLRKTKDPDISYILSALKEIRKYLHTGQLVILESTTYPGTTEEVMLPILEESGLVVGRDFYLAFSPERVDPGNETYMTRNIPKVVGGVTSNCTEIAVELYRSARMNPVPVSSSRVAETVKLLENTFRSVNIGMVNEIAVMCHRMGIDVWEVIDAASTKPFGFMPFYPGPGLGGHCIPIDPFYLSWKARQSGIEARFIELAGVVNGDMPRYVVQRVSESLNERGKCLKGSKICIMGLSYKNDIDDTRESPAYDIIRLLDRMGAVLSFHDEHVSRLDEMEGMIERIDFTPERIAATDCVIVVTGHTDVDYDLLVKNAPLVFDTRNALKGRAGKNIVRL, via the coding sequence ATATTGGACCTCAAGCAGAAGCTCCGTGAGCGGCAGGGCACCCAGGGCGTCATCGGCCTCGGATATGTCGGGCTGCCGCTGGCCGTCGAATTCGCGAGGGCCGGACTGACCGTCGTCGGGATCGACGTCGTCAGGGAGAAGGTCGATCTCGTCAACGCGGGATCGAGTTACATCGGCGACGTGTCGGACGCCGACCTCAAGGCGGTCGTCGACGCGGGCAGGCTCAGGGCGACCGACGATTTCTCCGTCCTTTCGGACATCGATACGATAAATATCGCCGTGCCGACGCCGCTCAGGAAGACGAAGGATCCGGACATCTCCTACATCCTCTCGGCATTGAAGGAGATCAGGAAATACCTCCACACGGGGCAGCTCGTCATCCTGGAGAGCACGACCTATCCAGGGACCACCGAGGAGGTCATGCTGCCGATCCTCGAGGAATCCGGGCTCGTGGTGGGCAGGGATTTCTATCTCGCATTCTCGCCCGAGCGCGTCGATCCGGGCAACGAGACGTACATGACGAGGAACATCCCCAAGGTCGTCGGCGGCGTGACGTCGAACTGCACCGAGATCGCCGTCGAGCTCTACCGTTCGGCGAGGATGAATCCCGTGCCCGTGTCCTCGTCGCGGGTGGCGGAAACGGTGAAGCTGCTCGAGAACACCTTCCGCAGCGTCAACATCGGCATGGTGAACGAGATCGCCGTCATGTGCCACCGGATGGGGATCGACGTCTGGGAGGTCATCGACGCGGCCTCGACGAAACCGTTCGGCTTCATGCCCTTCTATCCCGGTCCGGGACTGGGCGGGCACTGCATCCCGATCGATCCCTTCTATCTCTCGTGGAAGGCGAGGCAGAGCGGGATCGAGGCGCGGTTCATAGAGCTCGCGGGGGTCGTCAACGGCGACATGCCGCGATACGTCGTGCAGCGCGTCTCGGAATCGCTCAACGAGAGGGGAAAGTGTCTCAAGGGGTCGAAGATCTGCATCATGGGGCTCTCGTACAAGAACGACATCGACGACACCAGGGAATCGCCGGCATACGACATCATCAGGCTCCTGGACCGGATGGGGGCCGTCCTCTCCTTCCACGACGAACACGTTTCGCGTCTCGACGAGATGGAGGGAATGATCGAGCGGATCGATTTCACGCCGGAACGGATCGCCGCGACCGACTGCGTGATCGTCGTCACCGGGCACACCGACGTCGATTACGATCTCCTCGTAAAGAACGCGCCGCTCGTCTTCGATACGCGGAACGCGCTCAAGGGGAGAGCGGGAAAGAATATCGTACGGCTCTAG
- the recN gene encoding DNA repair protein RecN — MLREISIRNLAVVEDAVIRFDGGLNALTGSTGAGKSIILAAVDLLSGGRARRSLIRAGADAIVVEGVFAVPRGVPLRDRLGMEDDDETISLRREVTTAGRSRIWVNGILSTNAHAAGIVGSLLELHGQRRQQELLDPSTHIAYLDARSDYGDLLSQVRGLSAEFHEARSALRDLEREAEAHRSQEDFLRFQLTELDGLGIEEDTARSLEGRIAILANRHRYIEILGRAATLLEGEEGSIIGGLDALEDLLGELAALDARWTEGKEEVAAARIAMREIGRAVERAGGDAEEEPEDLEALQGRLASIQRVERKHGLDCAGLVAKRDELRRILSALDDGSMALEAAERRVGEAARRLEPRLDELSAARKRAAKELDREVTRGLVSLGMKGALFKTEISQLENSAFHGPPYDIHLSPDGRDRVEFLIRTNVGEDVHPLAEVASGGELSRVTLVLKSLQAETRAIPTLVFDEIDAGLGADLGGVVAGRMRELAGRYQIVVITHLPQVAALASRHVRIEKRVREGRTIAIASALEREERIGEIARMLGGPGELRERLAAEMLEETIRARSSAG; from the coding sequence ATGCTCCGCGAGATATCGATCCGCAATCTCGCCGTCGTCGAGGACGCCGTCATCCGGTTCGACGGCGGGCTCAATGCGCTTACCGGATCGACGGGGGCGGGAAAATCGATCATTCTCGCCGCGGTCGATCTCCTCTCGGGCGGCAGGGCCCGGCGCTCCCTCATCCGGGCCGGCGCCGACGCCATCGTCGTCGAGGGCGTGTTCGCCGTCCCGCGCGGTGTGCCGCTGCGCGATCGCCTCGGGATGGAGGACGACGACGAGACGATCTCCCTCAGGCGGGAGGTGACGACGGCCGGTCGAAGCCGGATCTGGGTCAACGGCATCCTTTCGACGAACGCGCATGCCGCGGGAATCGTCGGCTCGCTCCTCGAACTCCACGGGCAGCGGCGCCAGCAGGAACTTCTCGATCCGTCCACGCACATCGCATACCTCGATGCGAGAAGCGATTACGGCGATCTTCTCTCGCAGGTACGCGGGCTCTCCGCGGAGTTCCACGAGGCGCGGTCGGCCTTGCGGGATCTCGAACGGGAGGCGGAGGCGCATCGGAGCCAGGAGGATTTCCTCCGCTTCCAGCTCACCGAGCTGGACGGACTCGGCATCGAGGAGGACACCGCACGATCCCTCGAGGGCAGGATCGCGATACTCGCCAACCGGCACCGGTACATCGAGATCCTCGGTCGCGCCGCGACGCTTCTCGAGGGCGAGGAGGGGTCGATCATCGGCGGGCTGGACGCGTTGGAGGATCTGCTCGGGGAGCTTGCCGCGCTCGACGCGAGGTGGACGGAAGGAAAGGAGGAGGTCGCGGCAGCGAGGATCGCGATGCGGGAGATCGGGCGCGCCGTCGAGAGGGCCGGGGGAGACGCCGAGGAGGAGCCGGAGGATCTCGAGGCCCTGCAGGGCCGGCTCGCCTCGATACAGCGTGTCGAACGGAAACACGGGCTCGATTGCGCGGGTCTGGTGGCGAAACGGGACGAGCTGCGCCGGATACTCTCGGCGCTCGATGACGGTTCCATGGCCCTGGAAGCGGCAGAGCGCCGCGTCGGAGAGGCCGCTCGGCGCCTCGAGCCGCGTCTCGACGAGCTCTCGGCGGCGCGGAAACGGGCTGCGAAAGAGCTCGACCGCGAGGTCACGCGCGGACTGGTCTCCCTCGGGATGAAGGGCGCGCTCTTCAAAACGGAGATATCCCAACTCGAAAATTCTGCTTTCCACGGTCCGCCGTATGATATACATTTATCGCCGGACGGACGGGACCGGGTGGAATTCCTGATCCGCACGAACGTCGGCGAGGATGTCCACCCGCTTGCCGAAGTCGCGTCCGGCGGGGAATTGTCCCGGGTTACCCTCGTGCTGAAATCCCTGCAGGCCGAGACCAGGGCCATACCGACCCTGGTCTTCGACGAGATCGACGCCGGACTCGGAGCCGATCTGGGAGGCGTGGTCGCCGGGCGGATGCGGGAGTTGGCCGGGCGGTACCAGATCGTCGTGATCACGCATCTCCCGCAGGTGGCAGCGCTCGCGTCGAGGCACGTCAGGATCGAGAAGCGCGTGCGGGAGGGACGGACGATCGCGATCGCCTCCGCGTTGGAACGGGAGGAACGGATCGGGGAGATCGCCCGCATGCTCGGCGGACCGGGCGAGCTCCGGGAACGGCTCGCCGCCGAGATGCTCGAAGAAACGATACGCGCCCGTAGCTCAGCTGGATAG
- a CDS encoding 1-deoxy-D-xylulose-5-phosphate synthase: MTPILESIDSPVDLKRLPAEKLDELAAEIRRYIIEVVSQRGGHLASSLGAVEIAIALHYVFDSPVDKFVWDVGHQTYAHKILTGRRDAFRELRTREGISGFPNIAESEHDVFGVGHASTSISAATGLAAARDIRGEDHFVVSVIGDGALTGGMSFEGINHAGHLKCSRFIIVLNDNEMSISRNVGALARYLTRITTGKLYLQMEKDVWELLGRIPAYGVKARKLAGRIKESIKNLVVPNILFEEFGYRYIGPLDGHDTELLVDTFRNVRKLPGPVLVHVVTRKGKGYRFAENDAERFHGIGSFYKTTGNSRAAAGREKYSDVFGSELSAMAEEDPAVVAVTAAMKEGTGLAGFAGIFPDRFFDVGISEQHAVTFAAGLARSGLKPFVAIYSTFLQRSIDQIIHDSALQRLPVRFALDRAGIVGEDGPTHHGAFDLSYLRMVPRLVLMVPRNGQELRRMMKTALAHDGGPSAIRFPRGAIPAEDAAVDRSPVPIGRGEVLREGGDALVLAVGTMVERAMDAARLLDEEGIGVCVADARFVKPVDGDLIRSRAGDGRLVVTVEESTIVGGFGDAVGQFLDGAEMTNRLVRIGIPDAFVPHGRREELLLEIGLTAEAIARRIAAAVSSVRKGEHGGLV; the protein is encoded by the coding sequence GTGACTCCGATCCTCGAGTCGATCGATTCCCCGGTTGATCTGAAGCGTCTGCCCGCCGAGAAGCTCGACGAACTGGCGGCGGAGATACGGCGATACATCATCGAGGTCGTCTCGCAGCGCGGCGGGCATCTCGCGTCGAGCCTCGGGGCGGTCGAGATCGCGATCGCGCTGCATTACGTCTTCGATTCCCCGGTGGACAAGTTCGTCTGGGACGTCGGGCATCAGACGTACGCGCACAAGATCCTGACGGGGAGACGGGATGCCTTCCGGGAGCTCAGGACGCGCGAGGGGATCAGCGGTTTTCCGAACATCGCCGAAAGCGAGCACGACGTCTTCGGCGTCGGGCACGCCAGCACGTCGATCTCGGCCGCCACCGGACTCGCCGCCGCGCGTGACATACGCGGGGAAGACCACTTCGTCGTGAGCGTCATCGGGGACGGCGCGCTCACCGGCGGGATGTCGTTCGAGGGGATCAACCACGCGGGCCACCTGAAGTGCTCCCGGTTCATCATCGTCCTCAACGACAACGAGATGTCGATCTCGCGGAACGTCGGCGCGCTCGCCCGGTACCTCACGAGGATCACGACGGGCAAACTCTACCTGCAGATGGAAAAGGACGTGTGGGAACTGCTCGGCAGGATCCCCGCGTACGGTGTCAAGGCTCGAAAGCTCGCCGGGAGGATCAAGGAGAGCATCAAGAACCTCGTCGTGCCGAATATCCTCTTCGAGGAGTTCGGCTACCGCTACATCGGCCCCCTCGACGGCCACGACACGGAACTCCTCGTCGACACGTTCCGGAACGTGAGGAAACTGCCCGGGCCGGTGCTCGTGCACGTCGTCACCAGGAAGGGGAAGGGGTACCGTTTCGCGGAGAACGACGCCGAGCGATTCCACGGGATCGGTTCATTCTACAAGACGACGGGCAATTCGCGGGCGGCCGCGGGACGCGAGAAGTACAGCGACGTCTTCGGCAGCGAACTCTCCGCGATGGCCGAGGAGGATCCCGCCGTCGTCGCCGTCACGGCCGCGATGAAGGAAGGCACGGGGCTCGCCGGATTCGCCGGGATTTTTCCGGATCGATTCTTCGACGTCGGCATCAGCGAACAGCACGCGGTAACCTTCGCGGCCGGTCTCGCCCGTTCCGGGCTGAAGCCCTTCGTCGCGATCTACTCGACGTTCCTGCAGCGGTCGATCGATCAGATCATCCACGATTCGGCCCTCCAGAGGCTCCCGGTCCGCTTCGCCCTCGACCGGGCGGGCATCGTGGGGGAAGACGGTCCGACGCACCACGGCGCGTTCGACCTGAGCTACCTGCGGATGGTCCCCAGGCTCGTGCTGATGGTGCCGCGAAACGGGCAGGAGCTCCGGCGGATGATGAAGACTGCGCTGGCCCACGACGGGGGGCCGTCGGCGATCAGGTTCCCGCGCGGCGCGATACCGGCGGAGGACGCGGCGGTTGATCGATCCCCCGTTCCGATCGGAAGGGGAGAGGTGCTCCGGGAAGGCGGTGACGCGCTGGTGCTCGCGGTCGGGACGATGGTCGAGCGGGCGATGGACGCGGCGCGCCTGCTCGACGAGGAGGGGATCGGCGTCTGTGTCGCCGATGCCAGGTTCGTCAAACCGGTTGACGGGGATCTCATACGAAGCCGGGCCGGGGACGGGCGCCTCGTCGTGACGGTGGAGGAGAGCACGATCGTCGGGGGGTTCGGCGACGCCGTCGGCCAGTTTCTCGACGGCGCCGAAATGACGAACCGGCTCGTCAGGATCGGCATCCCCGACGCGTTCGTTCCGCACGGACGTCGGGAGGAACTCCTCCTCGAGATAGGGCTGACCGCCGAGGCGATCGCGCGGAGGATCGCCGCGGCCGTCTCGTCGGTTCGCAAGGGGGAGCACGGAGGGCTGGTATGA
- a CDS encoding polyprenyl synthetase family protein, translating into MATGRLPDFDERIERTRLKIERGLDRHLPRDDEPPGTLHAAMRHAVLGGGKRFRGILCVETHRLLARGEAGASIDAACALEALHAYTLVHDDLPSLDDDAIRRGRPSCHAAFGEATAILAGDALQALAFGILARCGAAADRRIDAVGSLAEAAGSRLLVGGQQADLDGEETVPTPELVSFIHERKTAALISAAMEIGAIIAGSDRETIDVMAGIGRSIGLAFQIADDLLDVEGEEQVVGKGLRKDKARGKITWPAVHGVEASRERARTLVSAASDRVAEAGDDGLLRELFRRVVERRS; encoded by the coding sequence ATGGCCACCGGGCGGCTGCCGGATTTCGACGAGCGGATCGAGCGGACGCGCCTAAAGATAGAGCGCGGGCTCGATCGTCACCTGCCACGCGACGACGAACCGCCCGGCACGCTCCATGCGGCCATGCGCCATGCCGTGCTCGGCGGCGGCAAGCGGTTCCGCGGGATCCTCTGCGTCGAGACGCACCGCCTGCTGGCGCGGGGAGAGGCCGGCGCATCGATCGACGCGGCGTGCGCCCTCGAGGCGCTGCACGCCTACACGCTCGTCCATGACGATCTTCCATCCCTCGACGACGACGCGATCCGTCGAGGCCGGCCTTCCTGCCACGCGGCCTTCGGGGAGGCGACGGCGATCCTCGCCGGGGACGCGCTCCAGGCGCTCGCCTTCGGGATACTCGCTCGCTGCGGCGCCGCGGCGGACCGGCGGATCGACGCGGTCGGATCGCTCGCGGAGGCGGCCGGATCGCGTCTTCTCGTCGGCGGGCAGCAGGCGGACCTCGACGGCGAGGAAACCGTGCCGACGCCGGAGCTCGTTTCGTTCATACATGAGCGGAAGACCGCGGCACTGATCTCCGCGGCGATGGAGATCGGGGCGATCATCGCGGGAAGCGATAGGGAAACGATCGACGTCATGGCCGGTATCGGGCGTTCGATCGGCCTCGCGTTCCAGATCGCCGACGACCTGCTCGACGTCGAGGGGGAGGAGCAAGTCGTCGGAAAGGGCCTTCGCAAGGACAAGGCGCGGGGGAAAATCACCTGGCCGGCGGTGCACGGCGTCGAGGCTTCCCGGGAGCGTGCCCGGACGCTCGTCTCCGCAGCGTCGGACCGTGTGGCGGAAGCCGGCGACGACGGACTCCTGCGCGAGCTCTTCAGACGCGTCGTGGAACGGAGATCGTGA
- a CDS encoding divergent PAP2 family protein has product MRTWLFRDIFLAPVLCGTMIQCLKVALYSIVEHRLRIGRITQADGMPNLHSAVVASLGTAIGVKYGFSSILFSLVAVYGVIIIHDTMRLKGEKQKQGDLINRILFSIEEHDGVGAGTAMRVLRFKPFDVASGTILGVLFTCLILKV; this is encoded by the coding sequence ATGAGGACCTGGCTCTTCCGGGATATCTTCCTCGCGCCGGTGCTGTGCGGGACGATGATCCAGTGCCTGAAGGTCGCTCTCTATTCGATCGTGGAACACCGGCTCCGCATCGGCAGGATCACGCAGGCGGACGGCATGCCGAACCTGCATTCGGCGGTCGTCGCTTCCCTCGGCACGGCGATCGGCGTGAAGTACGGATTCTCGTCGATTCTCTTTTCGCTCGTCGCCGTCTACGGTGTTATAATCATCCACGACACGATGAGGCTGAAGGGCGAGAAGCAGAAACAGGGCGATCTCATCAACAGGATACTGTTCAGCATCGAGGAACATGACGGGGTCGGCGCGGGAACGGCGATGCGCGTGCTGCGTTTCAAGCCGTTCGACGTCGCGAGCGGCACGATCCTCGGCGTCCTGTTCACCTGTCTCATCCTCAAGGTGTGA